One Psychrosphaera aestuarii DNA window includes the following coding sequences:
- a CDS encoding slipin family protein, with protein MNEILSSMISFEFALLILVVVLLKSSIKFVPQNRAYVIERFGKFNKSIEAGLNFIVPFVDVVAYDRSLKEQAVDVPGQSAITRDNISLIVDGVLYFRVLDPYKASYGVDDYVFAVIQLSQTTMRSEIGKMELDKTFEERDSLNTNIVAAINEAAGPWGVQVLRYEIKDIIPPQSVMEAMERQMKAEREKRAQVLESEGDRQAAINVAEGQKQAQVLAAEAEKLEQILKAEGEAKAIMQVAVAKAEALETIGNVAKTEQGQKAIQLDLATKAISAKQAIAKESSVVLLPDNATDASSMVAQAMSIIGTMNKS; from the coding sequence ATGAATGAAATACTTAGCTCAATGATCTCGTTTGAGTTTGCACTTCTAATTTTAGTTGTCGTGTTACTGAAATCGTCTATTAAGTTTGTTCCTCAAAATCGAGCATATGTTATTGAGCGATTTGGTAAATTTAATAAATCTATTGAGGCTGGCTTAAACTTTATTGTGCCTTTTGTTGATGTTGTTGCTTATGACCGCTCTTTAAAAGAACAAGCCGTTGACGTACCAGGTCAATCTGCGATTACGCGAGACAATATTTCATTAATTGTTGATGGTGTATTGTACTTTCGAGTTTTAGACCCTTATAAAGCATCTTATGGTGTTGACGATTATGTATTTGCCGTTATTCAACTATCTCAAACGACGATGCGTAGTGAAATCGGTAAAATGGAACTAGACAAGACATTCGAAGAGCGTGATTCGTTAAATACCAATATTGTCGCAGCAATAAATGAAGCGGCTGGTCCATGGGGCGTTCAGGTTTTACGTTATGAGATTAAAGACATCATTCCACCGCAATCTGTAATGGAAGCGATGGAGCGCCAAATGAAAGCTGAGCGTGAAAAACGAGCTCAAGTCTTAGAGTCAGAGGGTGATCGTCAAGCTGCAATTAATGTAGCGGAAGGTCAAAAGCAAGCGCAAGTACTTGCTGCAGAAGCTGAAAAATTAGAGCAAATATTAAAGGCAGAAGGTGAAGCGAAAGCGATTATGCAAGTTGCGGTAGCAAAAGCGGAAGCTTTAGAAACAATTGGTAACGTTGCCAAGACCGAGCAGGGTCAGAAAGCGATTCAGCTAGACCTAGCAACAAAAGCAATTAGTGCTAAACAGGCTATTGCGAAGGAATCGTCGGTTGTTCTTCTTCCAGATAACGCCACTGACGCGAGTAGCATGGTTGCGCAGGCTATGAGTATTATTGGCACCATGAATAAAAGCTAA
- a CDS encoding NfeD family protein, whose amino-acid sequence MSFFENTAQMLMAAGVLLAVIDIVFLGFATFFLTLIGLATLTTGVLLQFGIISDTWTVISLCIAVLSGVYSAILWKPLSNLQKTEPAHNVHSDLFGHQFRLETAVSPTQPGSYQYSGITWKIESDEPLLAGDKVEVTDIQVGLMTVKSVSNK is encoded by the coding sequence ATGTCATTTTTTGAAAATACAGCTCAAATGTTAATGGCTGCGGGTGTTTTACTTGCTGTTATCGATATTGTTTTTTTAGGTTTTGCGACCTTTTTCCTAACTTTAATTGGATTGGCAACGCTAACAACAGGAGTGTTATTACAGTTCGGTATTATCAGTGATACATGGACAGTTATTTCGTTATGCATTGCGGTTTTGTCAGGGGTTTATAGTGCCATATTATGGAAGCCGCTATCTAATCTACAGAAAACGGAACCTGCGCATAATGTGCACTCTGATTTGTTTGGACACCAGTTTAGGTTAGAGACGGCTGTGTCGCCAACTCAGCCTGGCAGTTATCAATATTCAGGTATAACGTGGAAAATAGAAAGTGATGAACCGCTTTTAGCGGGTGATAAAGTTGAAGTAACCGACATACAAGTGGGTCTTATGACGGTCAAATCAGTTTCGAATAAATAG
- the argR gene encoding transcriptional regulator ArgR: MTQNKQEALIKAFKELLNEERFGSQIDIVDALKGQGFDNISQSKVSRLLTRFGAVRTRNAKQEMVYCLPAELGMPTAKSPLRQLVLDINHNEAMVIIKTSPGAAQLIARLLDSVGKAEGVLGTIAGDDTIFIAPLKVSEIEHTLNNVKTLFETV, encoded by the coding sequence ATGACGCAAAACAAGCAAGAAGCACTAATTAAAGCATTTAAAGAGCTTTTAAACGAGGAACGTTTCGGATCGCAAATAGATATCGTCGATGCGCTTAAAGGCCAAGGCTTCGATAATATTAGTCAATCTAAAGTATCTCGGCTACTAACACGCTTTGGTGCAGTAAGAACCCGTAATGCCAAACAAGAAATGGTTTATTGTCTACCTGCCGAGCTTGGTATGCCAACGGCAAAAAGTCCATTGCGTCAGTTAGTTTTAGATATTAATCACAACGAAGCGATGGTTATTATCAAAACTAGTCCTGGGGCTGCTCAGCTAATTGCTCGATTATTAGATTCTGTCGGTAAAGCAGAAGGTGTATTGGGGACTATTGCTGGTGATGACACTATTTTTATAGCGCCGTTAAAAGTAAGTGAGATTGAGCACACTCTTAATAACGTAAAAACATTATTTGAAACCGTGTAA
- the mdh gene encoding malate dehydrogenase, translated as MKVAVLGAAGGIGQALSLLLKTQLPAGSELALYDVAPVVPGVAVDLSHIPTQVKVEGFGADDLAKALTGADIVLIPAGVPRKPGMDRSDLFNINAGIVKTLVEGIADNCPEALTGIITNPVNTTVAIAAETLKAKGKYNPAKLFGVTTLDVIRAEAFVAEAKGLNCEDIVVPVIGGHSGTTILPLLSQVEGVEFSQEEIEKLTTRIQNAGTEVVEAKAGGGSATLSMGLAAARFCLSLVDAINGEDDVYEYTYVEVNSEDARFFAQPVLIGKDGVKEIFHYGDLSDFEAKCKAEMIEGLRGDITLGEEFVNGK; from the coding sequence ATGAAAGTTGCAGTATTAGGTGCCGCTGGTGGTATCGGACAGGCTTTATCATTACTACTTAAAACTCAGTTACCTGCTGGTTCTGAATTAGCCTTATATGACGTTGCACCGGTTGTTCCAGGTGTTGCAGTTGACTTAAGCCACATCCCAACTCAAGTTAAAGTTGAAGGTTTTGGCGCTGACGATCTTGCAAAAGCGTTAACAGGTGCAGACATCGTTCTTATTCCTGCGGGCGTTCCTCGTAAGCCAGGCATGGACCGTTCAGATTTATTTAACATCAATGCGGGCATCGTAAAAACATTAGTTGAAGGTATTGCTGACAACTGCCCAGAGGCGCTTACTGGTATTATTACAAATCCAGTTAACACAACAGTAGCAATTGCTGCAGAAACGTTAAAAGCCAAAGGCAAATACAACCCTGCTAAATTATTTGGTGTAACGACGCTTGACGTAATCCGTGCAGAAGCATTTGTAGCTGAAGCAAAAGGACTTAACTGTGAAGACATCGTTGTTCCTGTTATCGGTGGTCACAGTGGCACAACTATCCTTCCTCTACTTTCTCAAGTAGAAGGTGTTGAGTTCTCTCAAGAAGAAATCGAGAAGCTAACTACCCGTATCCAAAATGCTGGTACAGAAGTTGTTGAAGCTAAAGCTGGTGGCGGTTCTGCTACTTTATCTATGGGCCTTGCAGCTGCACGTTTTTGCTTAAGCCTAGTAGATGCTATTAACGGCGAAGATGATGTTTACGAATACACATATGTAGAAGTAAATAGTGAAGATGCTCGTTTCTTTGCTCAGCCAGTATTAATTGGTAAAGATGGCGTAAAAGAAATCTTCCATTACGGTGACCTAAGTGACTTTGAAGCTAAATGTAAAGCTGAAATGATCGAAGGTTTACGTGGCGACATCACACTTGGTGAAGAGTTCGTAAACGGTAAATAA
- a CDS encoding SdpI family protein — protein sequence MNLVKFSIFITVITCVVAAIAINLVPEGLQLPIHWNASGEVDRMTNATTALIMPPVLMIASLLVLTVLKHLEPRKENLTHSLTAARAIIASVVALLAIIEAGYLAMLLGVEFEMHKVILASVGLVLMVAGNYMSKTRSNFFIGIRTPWTLSSDEVWRKTHRLGGKLFMLAGVITMLVAPFANNELLKLVIPVVVVPAALIPVGYSWWLWREEQKKHP from the coding sequence ATGAACTTAGTTAAATTCAGCATCTTTATCACTGTTATAACGTGTGTAGTAGCTGCTATTGCCATCAATTTGGTACCCGAGGGATTACAACTCCCAATTCATTGGAACGCTAGCGGTGAAGTAGATCGAATGACTAACGCTACCACGGCGCTAATAATGCCTCCTGTTTTGATGATAGCGTCTCTTTTGGTTCTAACTGTATTAAAGCATTTAGAGCCGAGAAAAGAGAACCTTACTCATTCATTAACTGCAGCGCGAGCAATCATAGCGTCGGTGGTGGCTCTACTTGCAATTATCGAAGCCGGTTATTTAGCAATGCTATTAGGGGTAGAATTCGAAATGCATAAAGTCATTCTTGCATCGGTAGGATTAGTGTTAATGGTTGCTGGTAATTATATGAGCAAAACTAGAAGTAACTTTTTTATCGGCATTAGAACGCCTTGGACATTAAGTAGTGACGAGGTTTGGCGGAAAACACATAGGCTAGGTGGTAAATTGTTTATGTTAGCCGGTGTTATCACAATGCTTGTTGCACCTTTTGCTAACAACGAGCTACTAAAATTAGTGATCCCTGTTGTTGTTGTTCCTGCCGCACTAATACCCGTCGGCTATTCATGGTGGTTATGGCGAGAAGAACAAAAAAAGCACCCTTAG
- a CDS encoding autorepressor SdpR family transcription factor, whose product MADIFQALSSPVRREILSMLKKKDLTAGEIAEQIDVAKSTLSGHFNVLKSAGLVITVKTGTTITYSLNASVVEELMSGLFSIFGQKDESKKESL is encoded by the coding sequence ATGGCAGATATCTTTCAAGCACTATCTAGCCCCGTAAGGCGCGAGATCCTCTCTATGTTAAAGAAGAAAGATCTCACCGCCGGTGAAATTGCAGAGCAAATTGATGTGGCTAAGTCCACCCTTTCAGGACATTTCAATGTCCTAAAGTCTGCGGGTTTAGTCATTACAGTAAAAACGGGAACCACCATAACCTACTCTCTTAATGCCAGTGTGGTAGAAGAATTAATGAGTGGCTTATTTTCTATATTTGGACAAAAAGACGAAAGTAAAAAGGAGTCTTTATGA
- the ispB gene encoding octaprenyl diphosphate synthase codes for MNIKNILELAEQDMQNVNACIGTQLKSDVALINQLGMYIVNSGGKRIRPMLTVLAAKALGYQGDKHHTLAAIIEFIHTATLLHDDVVDESTMRRGKETANAVFGNQASVLVGDFLYTRSFQMMVTLESMRVMNILADATNTISEGEVLQLMNCNDPDTSEQSYFDVIYGKTARLFEAATQLAAIIAGADEQIEKAMQLYGMHLGTAFQLIDDVMDYSSDADDMGKNVGDDLAEGKPTLPLLYAMWNGNDEQAALIKDAIENTNGMEHFDNIMNALHETKALEYVTKKAESEADKAIMALDAIQDNEFKQALIGLAHTAVNRTA; via the coding sequence ATGAATATAAAAAACATTCTAGAGCTGGCTGAACAAGACATGCAAAACGTGAATGCATGTATCGGAACGCAATTAAAATCAGACGTCGCATTGATCAACCAATTAGGGATGTATATCGTTAATAGTGGTGGTAAACGCATTCGTCCAATGCTGACTGTACTTGCAGCAAAAGCCCTTGGTTATCAGGGCGATAAACATCATACCTTGGCTGCCATTATCGAGTTCATTCATACTGCAACACTGTTGCATGATGACGTGGTTGATGAATCAACTATGCGCCGTGGCAAAGAAACGGCTAATGCAGTATTTGGAAATCAGGCCAGTGTATTAGTTGGGGACTTTTTATATACCCGTTCGTTCCAAATGATGGTCACACTGGAATCAATGCGCGTAATGAATATCCTGGCCGATGCGACTAACACTATCTCTGAAGGTGAAGTATTGCAGCTTATGAACTGCAACGATCCTGATACATCTGAGCAAAGCTACTTTGATGTTATTTATGGTAAAACTGCCCGTTTGTTTGAAGCTGCAACTCAACTCGCCGCAATTATTGCGGGTGCCGATGAGCAAATCGAAAAAGCAATGCAACTTTACGGCATGCATTTAGGAACGGCTTTTCAGCTAATTGACGATGTAATGGACTATAGTTCTGACGCCGATGACATGGGCAAAAACGTAGGTGATGATCTTGCTGAAGGCAAGCCGACACTGCCGTTATTGTACGCTATGTGGAACGGTAATGATGAACAGGCTGCTTTAATTAAAGACGCCATCGAAAATACCAATGGCATGGAACATTTTGATAACATTATGAATGCTCTGCATGAAACCAAAGCGCTTGAGTATGTGACAAAGAAAGCCGAATCCGAAGCCGATAAAGCAATAATGGCCTTAGACGCTATCCAAGACAACGAATTTAAACAGGCGCTGATTGGGCTTGCTCATACTGCTGTAAATAGAACTGCCTAA
- the rplU gene encoding 50S ribosomal protein L21 — protein MYAVFQSGGKQHRVAEGQTIRLEKLDVETGSTVEFDQVLLVANGDDVKVGTPVVAGGKVSAEVVSHGRGEKIKIVKFKRRKHSRKQAGHRQWFTEVKITGINA, from the coding sequence ATGTACGCGGTATTCCAAAGTGGTGGTAAACAACACCGTGTTGCTGAAGGCCAAACCATTCGTCTAGAAAAACTTGACGTAGAAACTGGTTCTACAGTTGAGTTTGATCAGGTGTTATTAGTTGCTAACGGTGACGATGTTAAAGTCGGTACCCCAGTAGTAGCTGGTGGAAAGGTTTCAGCTGAAGTTGTTTCTCACGGTCGTGGTGAGAAGATTAAAATCGTTAAATTTAAACGTCGTAAGCATTCACGTAAACAAGCGGGCCATCGTCAATGGTTCACTGAAGTGAAGATTACAGGCATTAACGCTTAA
- the rpmA gene encoding 50S ribosomal protein L27, which translates to MAHKKAGGSTRNGRDSESKRLGVKRFGGESVLSGNIIVRQRGTKFHAGSNVSMGRDHTLFATSDGKVKFDVKGPLNRKYVSIVAE; encoded by the coding sequence ATGGCACATAAAAAGGCTGGTGGTAGTACTCGTAACGGTCGTGATTCAGAAAGCAAACGTTTAGGTGTTAAGCGTTTTGGTGGCGAATCTGTATTGTCTGGTAACATTATCGTTCGTCAACGTGGTACTAAGTTCCACGCTGGCTCAAACGTAAGCATGGGTCGCGATCACACGTTGTTCGCTACTTCAGACGGTAAAGTAAAATTCGACGTTAAAGGTCCTCTTAACCGTAAATACGTAAGCATCGTAGCTGAATAA
- the cgtA gene encoding Obg family GTPase CgtA produces the protein MKFVDEVEIKVDAGDGGNGAVSFRREKYVPMGGPDGGDGGDGGDVYLLADEGLNTLIDYRFERFHKAQRGENGKGRQCTGSRGEDCVLRVPVGTRARDLDTGEIIGDLTRADQKLLVAKGGFHGLGNTRFKSSVNRAPRQKTNGTQGEVRNLQLELLLLADVGMLGLPNAGKSTFIRSVSAAKPKVADYPFTTLVPNLGVVRAGNSFVVADIPGLIEGAADGAGLGIRFLRHLERCRVLLHLIDILPVDGSDPVENAKVIVSELEQYSEKLAAKPRWLVFNKIDLMPEDEANERCKEIAEQIGWEGPIYQISASQSLNTKELCNDLSDALEDMPREVMTAEEEKVDFQWDSYHNNAMDDIDDEDDDDWNEDDYDVEVIYKP, from the coding sequence ATGAAATTTGTTGATGAAGTTGAAATAAAAGTCGACGCCGGAGATGGTGGCAATGGTGCCGTTTCTTTCCGTCGTGAAAAATATGTTCCCATGGGTGGCCCCGACGGCGGTGATGGTGGAGACGGTGGCGACGTTTATTTACTAGCTGACGAAGGTTTAAATACCTTGATTGATTACCGTTTTGAGCGCTTTCACAAGGCTCAGCGCGGAGAAAATGGTAAAGGTCGCCAATGTACGGGCTCACGCGGTGAAGACTGTGTATTAAGAGTACCAGTAGGTACTCGTGCCAGAGACTTAGACACAGGCGAAATTATCGGTGATTTAACACGAGCTGACCAAAAGTTGCTTGTTGCTAAAGGCGGTTTCCATGGTTTAGGTAATACTCGTTTTAAAAGCAGTGTTAACCGAGCGCCTCGCCAAAAAACCAATGGTACTCAAGGTGAAGTCCGCAATCTTCAATTAGAACTATTGTTGCTTGCTGATGTTGGCATGTTAGGTCTACCGAATGCGGGTAAGTCAACATTCATTCGTTCTGTTTCAGCCGCAAAACCTAAAGTGGCTGACTATCCGTTTACAACATTAGTACCTAACTTAGGTGTTGTTCGTGCGGGTAATTCATTCGTTGTCGCGGACATTCCTGGTCTTATTGAAGGGGCAGCTGACGGAGCTGGACTAGGTATAAGGTTCTTACGCCACCTAGAGCGCTGTCGTGTATTGCTACATTTAATCGATATCCTTCCAGTTGACGGGTCAGATCCAGTTGAAAATGCTAAAGTAATTGTTAGCGAGTTAGAGCAGTACAGTGAAAAGCTAGCAGCAAAACCTCGTTGGTTAGTATTCAATAAAATTGATTTAATGCCAGAAGATGAAGCGAATGAGCGTTGTAAAGAAATTGCAGAGCAAATCGGTTGGGAAGGTCCAATTTATCAAATTTCAGCGTCACAGAGTTTAAATACAAAAGAACTTTGTAATGACCTATCAGACGCGCTCGAAGATATGCCTCGCGAAGTTATGACTGCCGAAGAAGAAAAAGTCGACTTCCAGTGGGATTCATATCATAACAACGCCATGGACGACATTGATGATGAAGATGACGATGATTGGAATGAAGATGATTATGATGTTGAAGTAATTTATAAGCCGTAA
- the folA gene encoding type 3 dihydrofolate reductase, with amino-acid sequence MTKISLIAAMAHNRVIGKDNDMPWHMPADLKHFKQVTLGKPVVMGRKTFESIGRPLPGRRNVVITRNQDWQHDGVDAVNSTAKALDLLCNEREIMVIGGGNIYQQFLPMASFLYLTFIDLQVEGDTQFPDWQTVGEWQEIETVKHLKDEKNANDYQFVTLQKID; translated from the coding sequence ATGACAAAAATATCACTAATAGCAGCAATGGCTCACAACCGCGTTATAGGTAAAGATAACGATATGCCTTGGCATATGCCAGCAGATCTAAAACACTTTAAACAAGTTACACTAGGTAAGCCTGTTGTAATGGGACGAAAGACGTTTGAGTCTATCGGAAGGCCTTTACCAGGTAGGCGGAATGTTGTTATAACGCGAAACCAAGATTGGCAACACGATGGTGTTGATGCTGTAAATAGTACAGCCAAAGCTTTAGACTTACTTTGTAACGAGAGAGAAATAATGGTTATTGGTGGTGGTAATATTTATCAGCAGTTTTTACCTATGGCTAGCTTTTTATATCTCACGTTTATAGATTTACAAGTAGAAGGCGACACCCAGTTTCCGGACTGGCAAACAGTAGGTGAATGGCAAGAGATAGAGACTGTTAAGCATTTGAAGGATGAAAAAAACGCAAATGATTATCAGTTTGTTACTTTGCAGAAGATTGATTGA
- a CDS encoding DUF3718 domain-containing protein: MKSIVAFLSTVVVLSVMSLSTPAKANDVASFLAGVCDNVADDNKGRFRKKLKNAGVKLRNIYDGVTCGGEPLIRYAIQKNANEVGVFMVKRLPSSHFAASGDLEWANSNGFADSEIAKAIASR; this comes from the coding sequence ATGAAGTCAATTGTAGCTTTTTTATCAACGGTTGTAGTTTTAAGCGTTATGTCTTTGAGCACACCAGCCAAAGCAAATGATGTTGCATCATTCTTAGCCGGTGTTTGTGACAACGTGGCTGACGACAACAAAGGGCGTTTTCGTAAAAAGCTTAAAAATGCCGGCGTTAAATTAAGAAATATCTATGATGGTGTAACTTGTGGTGGTGAACCATTAATTCGTTATGCTATCCAAAAAAATGCAAATGAAGTAGGTGTGTTTATGGTAAAACGTCTGCCGTCATCTCACTTTGCAGCTTCTGGCGATCTAGAGTGGGCCAATTCAAATGGTTTTGCAGACTCTGAAATAGCTAAAGCAATTGCGAGTAGATAA
- a CDS encoding EAL domain-containing protein codes for MSQLLPLLLITSNFHIKRLLMQKISNLQLFEIDAVPDSETAIQHLKSTKYQFIISEIAIGKVDGWSLSSLIRSDIYLCDKKIPIVLITDTHCERIAEATAKSFGINAVVTTEEISQLNQILADAFSSQIPVNTRLTTLTVVSEPSLSDQLNNLFSSKFLTLEAESAKHGLAIIRQQAIDLVVLDSDLENDTALALLNTIRQEKPEVSVVVIIPKNDTSRAEFFMTQGASDFIYNPINVSRIINVCERAAQRNDFIISNKQFAEKVTLLELSKQKFQNLSDAHTKLLENLSSVVLELDTTGRIKFVNKAWELLTGYPIEDSLNLPLIEFIEFDELGGQRFNHQLNDILMQSVTSTTTELKIKNVKNQSLWVEVRLHQLVKDGFVQGLTATLDNIDDRKQAEEKLQHLALHDTLTGLYNRYYFDNELSRLTLLASRGKETHSLLYIDLDHFKIINDTEGHQMGDLVLKEVALILTQRLRQSDILCRVGGDEFIILLSETKLKNAIDIGESICQQIAAAHFTFGNTTYKISASIGVSEIDGQSTPAEYLRQADIALYVAKKKGRNRAHSYEADDVDSNKQLDNMKWVQRLQQAVIDDNLVMHFQPVWDYADECVGYFEALVRLEIDNKITYPNEFIPALERAEDISFLDHQVINKTIKLISENPGLHKVAINLSGQAFSDERLLPLIKEKLAIYKVPGERIIFELTESASLTNVSGTRRMIEQLSLMGCQFSIDDFGTGFSTFSYLKELPAHSVKIDGSFVKDMNVNDVDKTLVTAIANVALVLNKHSVAEFVENKEIFNNLKEIGVTYAQGYYISKPLPLLEALSFKFKPE; via the coding sequence ATGTCGCAGTTGTTGCCGTTATTACTTATTACCTCTAACTTCCATATTAAACGACTACTGATGCAAAAGATCAGTAATCTGCAACTCTTTGAAATTGATGCTGTTCCTGATAGTGAAACTGCGATACAACATTTAAAGTCGACTAAATACCAATTTATTATTTCTGAGATCGCCATAGGAAAAGTGGATGGATGGAGTCTTTCCAGTTTAATTCGCTCCGATATCTATCTGTGTGATAAAAAAATACCTATCGTTTTAATAACTGATACACACTGCGAACGGATTGCGGAGGCAACCGCAAAATCATTCGGTATTAATGCAGTTGTTACAACTGAAGAAATATCGCAATTAAACCAAATACTTGCAGACGCCTTTTCGAGTCAAATCCCGGTAAACACGCGACTTACTACTCTCACAGTGGTTAGTGAACCTTCGTTGAGTGACCAGCTAAATAATTTATTTTCTAGTAAATTCCTAACTCTAGAAGCAGAAAGTGCTAAGCATGGTTTAGCCATTATTCGCCAACAAGCTATCGACTTAGTTGTTTTAGACAGTGATTTAGAAAATGATACAGCGCTGGCCCTACTCAATACTATTCGGCAAGAAAAGCCTGAAGTTTCCGTTGTTGTCATTATCCCAAAAAACGACACAAGCCGCGCCGAATTTTTTATGACGCAAGGTGCGAGTGATTTTATTTATAACCCTATTAATGTGTCCAGAATTATAAATGTTTGCGAACGAGCTGCACAACGTAATGACTTTATTATAAGTAACAAACAGTTCGCTGAAAAAGTGACATTGCTTGAGCTGAGTAAACAGAAATTTCAAAACCTGTCAGATGCGCACACAAAGCTATTAGAAAATTTAAGTTCTGTGGTTTTAGAGCTTGATACCACGGGACGAATTAAGTTTGTAAATAAGGCTTGGGAGTTACTAACTGGTTACCCAATAGAAGATTCATTAAATTTGCCACTCATAGAGTTTATCGAATTTGACGAGCTAGGAGGCCAACGCTTTAATCATCAATTAAACGATATACTAATGCAATCGGTCACTAGCACCACCACCGAACTTAAAATTAAAAACGTTAAAAATCAATCACTCTGGGTCGAAGTTAGACTGCATCAACTTGTAAAAGACGGATTTGTACAAGGGTTAACGGCTACGTTGGATAACATAGATGATCGCAAACAAGCGGAAGAGAAACTTCAACATCTTGCACTGCACGATACGTTAACTGGACTATATAACAGATATTATTTTGATAACGAGCTAAGTCGCCTTACATTGCTTGCATCAAGAGGCAAAGAGACTCATAGCCTGTTGTATATTGATCTTGACCACTTTAAAATAATTAATGATACCGAAGGTCACCAAATGGGTGACTTAGTATTAAAAGAAGTCGCGTTAATACTGACGCAGCGCTTGCGTCAATCGGATATTTTATGCCGAGTCGGTGGTGACGAGTTCATTATTCTTTTGTCTGAGACAAAGTTGAAAAATGCCATCGATATTGGAGAAAGTATCTGCCAACAAATTGCAGCAGCTCATTTCACATTTGGTAATACGACATACAAAATTAGTGCATCTATTGGTGTATCTGAAATTGATGGCCAATCAACGCCAGCGGAATATCTGCGTCAAGCTGACATCGCGCTCTATGTTGCTAAGAAAAAGGGTCGAAATCGAGCGCATAGTTATGAAGCTGATGACGTAGATTCAAACAAGCAGTTAGACAACATGAAGTGGGTTCAACGACTACAACAAGCTGTGATTGATGATAATCTTGTTATGCATTTTCAACCGGTTTGGGATTACGCTGATGAATGTGTTGGTTACTTTGAAGCTTTAGTTCGGTTAGAAATAGACAATAAAATCACTTACCCTAACGAGTTTATTCCGGCACTAGAACGAGCTGAAGACATCAGTTTTTTAGATCATCAAGTAATAAATAAAACAATCAAATTAATAAGTGAAAACCCAGGGTTGCACAAAGTGGCAATTAATCTGTCTGGCCAAGCCTTTTCCGATGAACGTTTGTTACCTTTAATTAAAGAGAAGTTAGCAATTTATAAAGTCCCCGGCGAGCGCATTATCTTTGAGTTAACAGAGTCAGCCAGTTTAACCAATGTTAGTGGCACTCGACGCATGATAGAGCAATTAAGCCTGATGGGATGTCAGTTTTCAATTGATGACTTTGGGACTGGCTTTAGTACCTTCTCTTATTTAAAAGAACTGCCTGCCCATTCCGTAAAAATAGACGGTAGCTTCGTTAAAGATATGAATGTGAATGACGTAGATAAAACATTAGTTACAGCCATTGCAAATGTCGCTCTTGTATTAAATAAGCATAGTGTGGCTGAGTTTGTAGAAAATAAAGAAATTTTTAATAATCTAAAAGAGATTGGCGTCACATACGCCCAAGGGTATTACATTAGTAAGCCGTTACCGCTACTAGAAGCCTTATCCTTTAAATTTAAACCAGAGTGA